CCAATTTCAACGCCACACTACAACACACAATGTTGAAATGAATTCCAACACCAATCCAGATATCAGTCAAGTTGTCTTATTAATCTTTACACTACCCCAGTAAACAAGTCAAGTGTACATCAATGTCAACATCCGATCACAGCAAGATATTGATAAAATATTGAACTCCCCTCTTTCACCCACCAGATGGCACACTCAGGGGTATTCCCCTCAACGTGCACTTACTACTCCAAACCACACAGAGCGCTGTCAACACAATAGCTGACGATCGAACAAAGAACCACCACAGAGGAAGTTCCTTGACTCAAAGCACATGGATCGTAAAACGCCGAGCACATGGAACAAGCTAAATGCTATCCCACGTTGTTGCAAAGCTAATCACCAGCCGTGCTATCAGCACCCTGCAGGCCTCTGTAGATCAGACCGTTTCACCAACACTTTAATTTCCAACAACATAATGAACCGTCACCGGAGGTGGCCCGTCTCCTGATCAGATTCTATTTATAAACACAATGTTACGCAACCACATATACACATCAATTCACACTCCGGAACATCCATTCATCAATTAGACCACACTGTGGCTTGTTTTAGACTGCGGGCTCATGAGACTCCAAGCTCCTTTTGTAAGGCTTCaagctttgtttatttttttttaattattttttattatttttagaaGGCTTCGAGCTTCTGAGACTTCAGGCTTACAAGACTTCAAGCTTATGAGGCTTCAGGCTTCTGAGACTTCAGGCTTACAAGACTTCAAGCTTATGAGGCTTCAGGCTTCTTTTGATCGAAATGTACGTGTGGAGCAGGTCTCCGAGCCCGTCCCCTTCACGCACAGACCGGTAATTATTGTGAGATATCCTGGGAACTACGCGGGTGTCGTCACACGTCGCGGGAACACCCTCTCAATCTCATACGGGTCTATTACTATTAATTTGTACCGCGAGTCTCTACGATCTCGCAGACCAGTTTTAAAACCGGATTTCCTAACGCTCAAGGTCTGTACCTGAACGCACCAAATGGCGATTTGGATTttctaaaagaaacaaaaccggCTCCCATTCACATTCACTTTGCAAAAGTATGCCTCTATAGTTATGCAATAAAAGCTCATTGCATTCATGAATGTTACAGTACTAGCTTTAACCTCTACCTTATAGGCCTCGCCGCCAGCACCATTCTAAGTTTTCCTAAATCTACCTATCACAGATTTCATGAAAAAGGTTCTGTTTACCTTGTCATCGGGCCCAATGGTACTCGCGGCCAGAACTCCTCAGCAACGTCTATTCTCCCCTTTCGAGCCCCCACGTTGGGCGCCaattgttgggttctgaaggccgaaggggagaccagcttccctttcttctcgtccaggcaggatacagtgaagcaaaagtcaactagctcgggttttaaaaatcaaaaagtatttaataactaaacaaagagtaaggcctacaattacaaagtgaagaacaatgtgaatagtgatatatttcgcgaaatagagacttccccggccaagtcaaaagtgactcctcaggctgcaggaaaaatctgcctgttcttctcccggttcgatgatttgaagctcccagggggggtggtcttctgggtgtattcgaatgtcattggctccttcaatgtatctcctcctggtccagccttttcacacctAGGGGTGAATCTGCTGCAGCAACCTgaaaccctctctgtctcttctggcCCTTTCATTCCCCTGCATTCTCttgtaaacatctggctttatgcctcaaagagtgaaaataacatcatatacatagtttgtcttcatcttataactagtacacttcaattacaacacaacatataagatcacagtacttaatggtttatcacagttcttaatggtttatcacagtttatctggtgcaacacattgcctcatgcggctgtcttgcatccactTGCTTAACTATTACCTGACAGGAACAAAAACTCCTaccaaaaaccctctctggggaaaggtaggagaaatccatcaggacagaaatttagcttctgtccccaggttttaacattacatcatgacaggatgttaatgtgtacagtatttatatgatttatatgactttaaattgttattgtctataatccattcacttcatttaacatacaaatgtaatatatactatctaacatcacaccaactactattctatactaaacattgttacacgtaacatacttctcaccgctaggggtgcacttctactcAAATTCCTAACAGAGCCCCATGGTTGGTGGCTCGAATACTGGCtgcccatgtgccatgttgaagcgTCTCTAAGCGAGACACCCaatccctaattgctccccaggcaataatgtaatgcatgggttataatgcaatgtaagtcgctttggataaacacgtcagctaaatgacatgtaatgtaaccacTTAGTCGTGATAACATAAAGAGATGGAGAAAACCCCGTGAGCGTCATGTTGTTGGATGCAGGTTTCctgtccttttattttgaagaccGAGAGCATGGTTTGGCAGAGGTTTTGCTGCACGCTTCACGGTGCTGGTCCGCTCGCAGCGGCGCGCTGTGCCGCAGAGCGGAGCGCGCAGAGTGGCGGGTCGGGAATTATCCGACTCTCCTCATGAAGAAACGACCGTCTGGCTCACTCACACCGTCCAGTCAGGAGCACTCGGTGAGGACTAATAAATAGGGTTGACAGCTGGATTGTGTTAAACCCGAATGATCAGGCTGTTGTGTGTCCCCAAACTATGAAGAGGCTGCAACAGGATCCGAGAAATAAGGCAAGTTTACAAAAGTGACGGACTGCTGGCTCGGTAACTTCTGTCATTGACTCTCGTGTGATTGAACCCGATCCCGAGGCTGCGGTCAGCGGCCAGAGGACAAGGACTCGGCTTAATCTACTTTCTGTGTGCGGGGAGAGGAATGCGGCTCCATAGGCTGCAGCAGACACATTTGTAGGGGAGGTGGCGGCGGTACACATACACGCATTGCTAATTTCCTTAGACAGAGCTATGCTGCTATTCCGATGATGTTAGCGGGTTCAGCGGTATCTTGTGGGCGCGTGGTGATGCGTTTCATAGACCATGGTCCACCCATGCACGCCCGCTGTGAGGTCCAGTCCATCCCATCACGACGCACAACTTGTGGCTTCCCACGAGCGAATTAGCTGTGGTGCAGAGGATGACCGGTACGAGAATGGGTCAATGCAGTGGTGCTTTTTGTTGTAGGAAATGGTGGGGCAACAGTCACATGTGGCTGgtagaaaacaagaaaacaacaatatATGACAATAAACAGAGTTGGAGACTTGCTGTTATACTGCTCATGTTACTCATTAGTAAGAGCTGTGAGGACATTTGCCATGTTTGCTTTACCTTGTTGGCCTACAGCTTCAGATATTCAGCCCCCTCATAAAAGATGCCACAGAGTGTGTTCTGGACCAGCTACCATCCTCTCCCAACAACAGACATGGGAAGTAAAATATGGGATTCTCTGACAAACTAGCAGTTGGCTTTTGTTCATGTGGTGTGGTTAACATAGCCTCTTTGTGTCTGGGCAGAGATGTTTTAGATGTACTAGTTTTGCAAGTCCTGGatactatggggcgccgtttgtaaaatgttgcacgttttaaaatcctgcgcagttttcgtacatttagcgttatcatatgaataaaaaaaggacaatattcacatgtcactttttcaaacatttagagacaaaatcatgtaaatacatgcaacaacttttccaagtacaatgtttggcagtaacacaaagttgttaaataatataaatattaaatgtaaatataagtgttaaatctaaatgtaaatgttaaatgtaaatctaaatgttaaatgtaaatctaaatgttaaatctaaatgtaaatgttaaatctaaatgttaaatctaaatctaaatgttaaatctaaatctaaatgttaaatctaaatgttaaatctaaaagtTGAGTTGACATGTCAGACTCGACGATCGAACATTcccatatttacggtaattgtgTTCCCGTTGTGTAACAACGCATGGAGAAAGCGCGGTATTTTAGTCACTTCATGCAGTAAGGCAAGATGGCCAGTCCTGAATTAGCTCTTGTCATAGAGCGAGCTGTTGCAGCTGGCGTTAGGGCGGCCCTCCAAGACCGACCGACGCCTACACCAGGAACAAGTCTCGTCGCAACAGACACCACATCATTGCCCTCGGTAAGTTCGTAAATACGGTTGTTTTTTAAGGGGgaagggtagctagcaagctaactatgctagctagctaattctCCAATTAGCCATGTTGAAACCCACAAAGCTACCACAGGGATTAATGGCAGGTCTTGACATTAGCACCCGCCAAATGCAGATACATTTGGGCTGCGGCGGGTAACGCGGTCGCTCCCGTTAGCCACTTTGATGGGTGGAATTCTATATATCTCTGTGTAGGCCTACTTGTTATACGGACTGTCTCGTGTTCAGTGTGTTACGTCTAAGATATTATGTCCCTTCAAATGCTGCCGTAGGGGAAAACGGGTGGTTATAGGCAAAAGGGTGTTCGTACTGTGTCATGAGTGCATCCTCCACCAGCCCAGAATGCTCTGTTACTTTGGTGGCAGCGATGGTTCATGTGCACCGACTACGGCCCGCCTCGACTAAGTGACGCTTCGGCATCTATGCGCTTCCTCGGTTTAGCTTAGCTCTTTCAGATTAGCTAGTAGGCTGAATCCACTTCTGAGAGCTATGCGCCGCCGGAACCAGGCgtagagatgaagacccgtttaacagctcatggCTATTCGGCAGacggtcggccagcagagatccATATTGACCTGCCTGCtccgttttctaaaataataaactcattgcAGGGTTGTCAAGCCTCACGCATTGTCTGTGAGACACACGCATTTCAACCACCTCACACGCCACACTTTGATAAGGACACGCCAAACAAGTTGTCCTGCTAACGTTGATGCTGCGCACGTATCATTTTCCCCTCTCGGCGTACGCTCGTTACTAGGCAACATACAGCACGAACACACGTGTCCGGTGGATGCTTCTGATGAAACAAGGCGCGTTACATACTTATAGGAGCTTAACATTTAGTAACTGTACATATACAATTTTTTTCCTGATTTGGCTGTTGCTGATTATTTTTAACGGAACTGACgacccggttcataaattagaccaattaataaaatgtatgcaatactgcatactaaaaattaaaaaaaacactacctaATCAACTAATGACGTGCCTGTGTCGAtagcaaatgttattatttggagcactgcattaatgtgatgttttaatttctttaggtATCAGCAGTGATTTCATCCCCAAGTACAGCGACCACATCACAGAGATCGGTAGGTTTTGAATTCATAAGAGATCTGGTACCAAGCCTGTTATGTTATCAAAACCTTTTGGTTGCGGGGCAGCCCCGATGATGCTTGTTAAAACAGTGTAGAGAGAAAGCCGGTAATTTGGGAAATAGGAAGTATCctcaatatatatacatactgcGAGGGTGGGCTTGTTAGGTAAAATtcaccattttgttttgttatagtAAACATGTGATTGACCaccataaataactacatgGTAAACACCATAAAATTACTGGCCATGGACAAAGAACTGACGTGTCAtgacatggattagatgtccccagtatcctggctgtagatactcaacaaggtggtcaaggtttctgttgacgccaccgataaccaACTTAGGAACTTAGGTATAAGacctgcctcgttctgttagggggaaAGGAGGTTCTTGatagtctgcagagcacgtagctgttgtgacctttcctcccttgcaaggaaataaacggagaaagacatatttgactcagagcctttgtttcttactttacgattgtctgtgcaaaatcttccaccacaacttTCTGCAATGCATGTTAAGAGATGCTGAAGAGGTTAGGGCATTGACCCTGTTGTGATTTCACATATTTAAAATTGTTCACTCTTAACACAGGTACCTCTTCAATCTTTTCCCCAACGAAGTGGTGCAAGACCGGTGTTACAGTTTTTTCAGTCGCTAACAAGCGTTTGTCCAAACAGTagtcacattttcaaaactctaaACACAATTAGCACAGCATCGGTCTTTTGTGGCCATACCATTCACACATTTAATGTCGTTTTCACACAATATGCAGTCAGTGAACACATTTCCACAATGCTTACATTTTCTTAACAGACAAGCTATACCTCCCAACAAAATTATGGATTGTTTTTGTAGTATTTACAAATGTTAACACACAACATCCCACAATAGCAAAAACAATATTCCAAACcttaaatacagtataaaaacCTCTGCTTCTGAAATGATATCagttcaaaaagaaaatatatcaaaaatatatctcagctgataataaacaaacaattgaatAATTGACACAGCTGATTTATGTTTGGTGAATTGGGCCAACCACAGCTGATTCCAGTCTGACTTAGACTCAGTGGCAGGGGcttattttttctattactaTAAAAGGaggaccctaaccctaacccctaaccctaaacctaGAAGGAGTGATGTTGACATGGTTTGTTTCTATTCTCATTTGACATGTCAATAAGGTCATACAGTAATGCATatgttgatatttttatttttctctacagAATGCAACGTCTTCCACCCTCTGGGGGAAGAGGAAAGCTCCTCAATAATGATCAAGAGCTTGCCATTGTAGAAATGGTTGTTGCAAATAATGCAATTAAACTGCATGAAATCAAAACTAGAATTGTGGAGGACCATGAGATATTTGCCAACATAGAAAGCATCAGCCTCACAACCATTACGCGGACATTGTCCAAACACCGAGTGCGGATGAAGCAGCTCTACACTGTTCCATTTGAAAGGAACAGTGAGAGAGTCAAGGAGCTACGACGACAATATGTCCAGGTATAGTctatattcaattcaatgtcCAGTTATATAACCTTTTCACTTTGCAAGTAGGTAACCTACACAGTAATAGGTTACAGTACAGTATGGTAGACACAGTAATGACATGACTTAAACTTTGTTTCAGAGAGTTATGGAATTGGAAGCCAACCAGGCCCCTCATGAATTCATTTACATTGATGAGGCAGGATTCAATCTGTCCAAAAGGCGTCGACGAAATATAATTGGAAAAAGGGCCACAGTTGATGTgccaggacagagaggggcaaACATTACTATGTGTGCAGCAATGGCAAATACAGGATTACTCCTTCACAGATGCCAGGTTGGACCTTATAATACTGAGCGCCTCCTTGCGTTTCTTAATGATCTCCACCAGCGTCTGGTACCAGAGCAGGGTCAGGAGGGTGAAAACATGAGGACCTTGGTAAATACCTGGGACAATGTTGCTTTCCATCATTCACAAGCAATAACAGCATGGTTTGAAGTCCACCCAGTACTGGTGAGTCTCTTCCTTCCACCCTATTCACTTTTCCTCAACCCCATAGAGGAGTTCTTTTCTGCATGGAGGTGGAAGGTTTATGACCATCAGCCACATGACCAGATGTCCCTACTTGAAGCCATGGATGCTGGATGCAGGGATATCACAGTTCAAGATTGCCAAGGGTGGATCCGACATACCAAGCGGTTTTATCCCAGGTGCATCGCCTTAGATGATATCAGATGTGATGTTGACGAAAACATGTGGCCTAACCCTGAAGATCGCAGGGATTAGATACATACATTTTGTGCCATTTTTAgttccccccctttttatttgggctttttgctgtttttttttggtcaaaatgctcttgtgtttcatggatattttgtgaataaaccttgaaaataaaataaaccgtgTCTGTTCTATTGTACCTTCTTTGGTAAACAGTTACTGTAAGAAATAACTGATTTGCTTTTTACTGGAATGTGTTTGAATGTGAACATTACTGTACATGTGCACATACAGTTCCAAACCAATAAATTTAGTGTAAACGGTGGATTGCATGTTACCTGAAACATAAAAATCTATGCAGTTTTTATAATTTTAACAATAGCCAGAATTCTGAAACCTGGTGTACTTCGTTTGACTGCATGTACCttgtgaagtgaaaacaaatgttactCTTTGACAGAATTATTTAATTTTGAGTCAGATTTCCAGTGTTTTGGTAAAGTTAGTGTGTGTAGAGAAAAACATGTTCTGTTTTAAAATTAAGAGTTAgta
This genomic interval from Pungitius pungitius chromosome 17, fPunPun2.1, whole genome shotgun sequence contains the following:
- the LOC119218807 gene encoding uncharacterized protein LOC119218807; this encodes MSIRSYSNAYVDIFIFLYRMQRLPPSGGRGKLLNNDQELAIVEMVVANNAIKLHEIKTRIVEDHEIFANIESISLTTITRTLSKHRVRMKQLYTVPFERNSERVKELRRQYVQRVMELEANQAPHEFIYIDEAGFNLSKRRRRNIIGKRATVDVPGQRGANITMCAAMANTGLLLHRCQVGPYNTERLLAFLNDLHQRLVPEQGQEGENMRTLVNTWDNVAFHHSQAITAWFEVHPVLVSLFLPPYSLFLNPIEEFFSAWRWKVYDHQPHDQMSLLEAMDAGCRDITVQDCQGWIRHTKRFYPRCIALDDIRCDVDENMWPNPEDRRD